Within Carassius gibelio isolate Cgi1373 ecotype wild population from Czech Republic chromosome A16, carGib1.2-hapl.c, whole genome shotgun sequence, the genomic segment AGAAGAGAATGCATGAAACTTAGTGTCATAAAAACCCTCAGTGTTTATGTGATATGACTAATAATACATCCTTAAAACAGTAAGTTACTGAAGTATTTTACCAATTAAGACAAAGGTTTTCACAACAGGCGATTACTTTACTAAATCTTGTAAGAGTTACATCAAGAACAATTGCTAAAACAGTACACACCTCATTGCTTTGCAGTGAATGTATCTTGTTGTCTGCCGCAACTTTATACATTGTTCTAAAAAATGCCCTTCatatttcttaaaatacatttgaacatcTGATAAGGTCTCAGTCAACACTGGGCATGAGATTACATGGAACAGTTTTGGTGCTGTATTGACTTACAGAGAGTTAGTCAGTAACTAAAAACATACAGCCTCCTGTCAGAGCATTTCATGTTTGAAATAATGTAGTCTCTGAGCAATCCTGATGGATAATAGTGTATAGTGTATGTATCAAGTTTACAGGTTTGAAGCGAAGACAATACCATCAAGATCTGATTGAAATCGATACTGGCTTCACATCAGAAACAGGTTGAGTTTTGTGGCTCATATGTTGTTGACAGCACACCGGCTCATTACCTGACCAGAATCAGCtgaaaacaaaactagattttCTGGTCATTTGTGCCACGTGTAATTACCACATGACGCTGAAGAAATACTTGAGGAAGAAACAGGAACAAATTTTATgtttgagtttgcatttcacatgTTTGAcacaaatatttcagaatatatttgaATAGTATAGTACAGAATAGAAATTATAAGATacaatcttataaaaaaaagaaaattaacatGTAGATACAGTGCATGTTTTGGATAAATCTGTTCAGCGTGTAAAGAGGTATTCATCTATGTTTGCGTGCATACAGTATGCTGCtgtttccattttctcaaagaatgcactttgaatggaaatATATCTCTATATTGCACTGTCAGACTCAAAATGAATGTCAAATATTAATGACAAATACTGAGAAACCTTGCAACCACTTCAAAGAATAAAAGAACTGCAACTACTTGATGGCTTCAAAATGATTCTCAGTTCAATAAATTGTCATAATCAGAAAATGTTAGTGTTGTTAATTTTGCACATCACACATGTAAATACAGCCATTTATTAATGGTTTTTAGGACCTAactaatatgaaaaataaataactagtgTAAAATCCCAAGCAATTTCTTTACTGTTTGTGTCACAACTGACAATGTAAATGTGTCTCAGAAAAAAAGGCccaatttttaaaagttttaaactattttaaaactcACCAGAGCTTGTGTGAAGCTGTTGAACTCGTAGCAGCTGAAGTATAAGATAACCTTCAGGCTTAAGACTTTGATTTTGAAAGAATTAATTAATGTTTCGGTTTTAAAAACTAATGACAGACTAATGGTAAACTAATAACAACTAAAGTTAAAGTTTTGTTACAAActggtcattttatttttatttagcagaaaccatttggtattgctggatctAAATCCCCGCAGCTATGATGCCTTGATGTCTTGGGTTGCCTCTGCACGTACAGCAGCTGTAGGGATGTGGGCGGGGCGTTGAGGCTCTCTCAGGAGTGAAGGCTGCGTCATCAGGTGTGATGCGCCCTGATTGGCTGAATTCTGTGTTTGGAATGAAGGTTAATTTGCTTTGGTCaggtagagaaaaaaaaacaatatctctTTTCGTCGTAAAGGTAGATGGCGAGATTCAGTATCCTATGATAAGTTTAACTATAGCGTTTGTAATGTTCGtagtacttttctttttttaaatcaaattaaatagcttgtttttgacGCACAGGTTAGTGGAAAGGTGAGTTTAGCATGTTTACATTgtcattatttacatattatgtcCATAAAGAGCTATGTGATGGGCGTTAGCGAGGTTTCAAGTGTACACAGCCCTGTTTGTACGTGCAGTCTAATCCAACACGAATTTGTTCAGttttaaatctatctatctatctatctatctatctatctatctatctatctatctatctatctatctatctatctatctatctatctatctatctatctatctatctatctatttaatcTAGTAATCCATTTACTAGTAGTGTGGTTTATCTGTCTTTAACATCATTCTATACTTATTAGTGTCAATCAATCAGGTAACTTATTCTATACCGGATATGTTTAGgtcaatattatacattattacatGTCAAAATTGTTTCCAAATCCTGGAACTTGTCTCACTTCTGCTCTAATGAAGAGATGAGTTTAATTGATGACAATGAAAAAAAGGCAGTGAAATGTAAATTAGGCGATATAAATGAATGCTTATTTCACATaagtttaaaatagttaaaaacaaaatgatatattttaacATACAGATTTACTGTTGATTTTTGGACATCTAAAATTCTTGCATGAGTTTAAAAGGATTGCATGAGGTGCAGGTTTAAGCATTAATAGAACATCAAAGACTAAATCAATCTCTGTCATTTACGGCAGTAATATATTTGGAAACATTTCCAAATTGCTGGAGGTACAAATACATTGATCTTGTGTTGACCTGTTCCGTGATTAAAGCAAACAAACCTGGAATGTTGTTTTGACAAAACTGAGGAGTAGTTACTGTCCTGCCAAGAATTTCATTgttaataacaaataatacatGTTGACCAAGAAGTGCCATTGCCTTTCTTTAAATTTTCTATTTATTCCTGCAGGCATTCAGAAAACGGGAAGACCTCTGCTTTCCCTGACATGGAGCTCCGGGAGGAATGGCAGGATGAGGAGTTCCCCAGGTAAACTGTGTTAACAGATTCATGCACCTTATTTATGTTCATCTTGAGTGCACATGGGAATAAATAATGTGATCTTTGTAGACCTCTTCCTGAAGACACACAGAGTCCTGGAGATGAAGAGGAAAGCCCTGGAACTGAGGGAAACAGGCCTGGTAACCTAATTTCTCCATTTAGTTACTAGCCAAAATATTTCTTATAAAAATGTgtctcgtatatatatatatatatatatatatatatatatatatatatatatatatatatatatatatatatatatatatgtgagacGCACGCCACAGTTCAGCTTAGggttattaagattttttttaatgttctgaaagaagcctcttatacTCTTCAAGGCTGTTTTTatgaaaaatccattaaaaactaatattgtgaaatgttattacaattttgaaaaaacaaaaagtgatttattctatttattatattctgtatatattgaattattaaaatcaaaactgcattttcagcagccatttccccagtcttgagtgtcacatgatccttcaaaaatcagtcAAATATGCGTATcaaaaaatattctttattttcatcagttaaaatcatttaatcacaaaaataatttttgtaaaccattctaaaaacaaattcatagtttttgatgaatagaaataatttatttgaggtagatttttttttttttttttttttttttttgctaatcttaaacttttgaatggtattgaaTATACAGTACTGTACTGTCTTTGTAATGCCTGAcctctctttttctttatttcctcTAGTCCCTCCAACTAGCCTGGCTCTTACTGGTAATACCATCAGGAAGAAACGACTAGTGGCGCCAACTCTTAGTTTAACACTGGACAAAACCTCTACTGACCGGAGCATGAAATCTGATGAGTTTGATGCTTCTGCCCTTTCACCATCTCCTGATGATGACCTAGAGATAGACATTAACCTGGAGGCCTTAGAGACACCCTCAGACAGCGAGTCTTACAACTTTCCAGACAGCATGCACGACTTAGAGTGGGAAGGTATTCAGTTATTTTGATTAGGGTTGTGTCATGTCTTGGTTTCACAAATGTGAGACAGAGAAATCTACACAGAGCACTGGTTTACCACTAGTACTGTGGTCGTTGCAGATGATCTTCCCAGGATGGGCAAAGCAGCAATCAGAAAAGCCAGTTTACTGGAGCACGCAGAGATGGGACACCTGGACTTGGATCAGGTGGACAGTAATGGGCGACGATGGAGACGATTTCATGTTGGCGGCCAAGACTACCAAGTCAACATGAGCGTTCTGGAGCCATACCTTCAGGTTCTTTCCCACGGAGGTGAGCTTTCATGGAACAAGCTGAGAGGAACACGCTTTAATGAAATTACCAACTAAATTAGACCTTCTTTTTTAGGATATTTTGGGGACGGATCGACAGCCATCATTATGTTCACCTCCTGCTACCTTCCAGAAAATACAACAGAACACTATGAATATGTAATGGACAATCTCTTCAGGTAAAACCTGGTTGATTTGGTATGAATTTATATTGCAGTgacttaaatgtttattaatgatttatttggATTTAGGTACATTATTGGCACGTTGGACTTGATGGTGTCTGAGAACTACATATTGGTGTATTTGTGTGGAATGGCTCCTCGCAATAAGATGCCTGGGATTAAGTGGCTTCGACAGTGTTACATGTCCATCGACAGACGGTGAGCCATACTAGTAGTTATTATGATGTATCATCAGTTTTATAACTGAAGACAACAACAAATTACACATTCAACTTCTGGAATGTGATGTGTTTCTGAGTAATGCACAATATTTAGCAGACAACTTATGTGGCGCGAGACTTAATTTTATCCATCAGGATTTTATTTCCGGTGTTATATAATGAtattattgattaatttattttctctttgattatgattatgaaaCCAAACTTTGtgatgggaaaaaaaatcaattggTTAAATATTGATTTCATATGGTTTTTAAAGACTCCACGGAATGGTTTGACGAATGATGTTTcttattttgacatatttacTTTGGAAACAGGAAGCTGTGACAGGGCAGATTTTGAGACGCTGCCtggaatacaaaacaaaacaaagctacTTTCTTTTAAAATTTGGGGATGGGATGTTCTCATTCTAGATTGTGTCAAAAATATGTATGCACCCCTGAGCAAGAGATGATGTCATCAAAATGTTTGGTTCACTTTCAAGAGCAAGActaatttttaaatgtgtatatctgggagggggaaaaaaacaacaacgtatCACCgttgccacaaaaatattaagcagaataactgttttcaacatttttttataataagatGTTTTCTTAACCAAATCGGCATAATAGAAATATCTGAacgatcttgtgacactgaattCTGGAGTAACGACCCTTGGAATTcagttacagaaataaattacattttaaaatatattgcaacagtaataatatttcacacaattgctgttttactgtatttctgaactctagtgtagacaaaaaaaaacaagcactaAAACAAGccacaaaacagttttttgacgTCTTATGAAACAACAGTGGCACTTTCCATCAGTTCCAGAAGAGGGAGCTTGTGTGTAAGCTCTGCCTGTGCCAGTCTCGCTTTAGTTTAGTTCCTGTTGAACATGAGAACCCACCTCCACTCTCTTTCTTAATGCCCCTCTTATGAAATATGATAGGAATGCTGTGGACTCATACATAGAAGGCCATGTTATCGGAGTTCTTCCAGACATTCCTCAGATAACCTTTGACCTCTTCTCAGCTGTCAtgtgtttttgctgttgttgctATATTTTTAGATTGCATGCTTCATTGCGGATTAGTTGCTTAAAGTTTAAAACTCTTGTGTCGGCTCTTCAAGGCCAGTGTGGCAGTTCTCAATGGACGTCAGTGTTATTTACAAAATCTCTATTTACTTTGTTTATGTACAGTCAGCCAGTCATTATCCTAAAATAAACCCGACGGGGTGATTAGAATCAGGTTGATCCTAAAAGGGTCTGTTTTGCTATTATTGACCAGCAAAAGAATTTCCAtagtaaattaatgtttaatttctcTATACTTTCTGGCATAGCTGTCTCGCAGATGTATTTCATTCCTCCAGGTGAAGGTCAGTCtcataaatgttttatgtgaGGTATTTGTAAACTCTGGAAATTCAAGGTCTGCTTATCATGTGAGATCAATTTGGGAAATGAGGAACTGAGGAGTGTGGGACGCGATTTGTCATCCCTGCTGGCTCTGTTGCGTCACTGGATGAATTTTCCTCTGCGATCACTCATAAGCTGCTGACTGTACAGACGGCAACAAAAAACCACAGAAACAAACAGTCAAGCATGACTTCACACAATCAAAGAGGAACTGCGAGGAGAAAAATTAACTCAATGTGAAATGCCAGTGAATCTAAAGGGAAACTCCTGCGATAAAGCCAATTAAGCTACACTCTTCACAGTTTCAGAGGAAACGCTGACCTTTTCttacatcacatttaaaatctgaGATCAAAATCACATTGGAAtaaacatttagcattttgtaTTCAAACAAAAATGGCTATAAATACTGATGTATTTACCAAATATCAGATAAGTAAATGGTTGTTTCCGTCTGGCTTCCACTGGTATACAAAGATGCACTTTGGGTCTTTCTGaaatttttaaagcaaaaaaggggaataaaacaaaaccaatgtatatatatatatagagagagagagagagagagagagagagagagagagagagagagaatgtttagaatttttttttatttgatttaaagatTCATAGATTATTTTTTACTAACAGTCTCAGAGTTTTGGACCCCACAGTAGATCAGAATAAATTCTTTTGTAGCAATCAGAATAATCTCTTTGAGCCTTACAACCCCTAACCCTTAAATaacatatgcaaaaaaacaaacggAAAAAAGGTTCAATGTGCGATGATTTTTTAAATCAGTGGAATATGTTCTAAACAGACTGTCGTCCCCAAGATTCTGCCTGTCTGTGTTCCATGATTCAACATGGTTTCACACGGGTCAGGGTGGTGCTGGTGCCAGTCAGCGATTGCTCCCTCGTGTCGTCATGTTCTGCTGGCATCGTGCTTCTCCAGTGGGAGAACCAACCAGTCACTGGAAACAAAATAGTTTAATGTGCCAGTACATAGGTATTTGCCTTTGCTTTTCTGATTGaggtattaaatatattttcttttatgatAAACCCTCTGCAGGTTAAGAAAAGACTTGAAAGGGCTTTTCGTGGTTCACCCAGCCTGGTACGTGAGAGCGTTAATCACCGTCATCAAACCCTTCATCAGGTGAGCGTGGATGAACATTAGTTCAGCAAACACAGCTCAAAAtgtcattatcattatcaatacCTAACGCTCTCAGACTGACCCGTTTCCTCTCTCTTGCAGTGAGAAATTCAGCAGGAAGATGCGTTTCATCCACAGCTTGCAGGAACTGGCAGAGTTTGTTCCTGTGGCCCAGCTGCAAATCCCAGACTGCATCAGACAGTGAGTGTCCACGTCAAGCCACAGTAGTGCGCTGTCATTAATCTAAACCTGGACTAAACAGAAAATTCATCTTTATGTATACATTCTTTCCATAAaggcttgttt encodes:
- the LOC128030485 gene encoding BCL2/adenovirus E1B 19 kDa protein-interacting protein 2 isoform X2, giving the protein MELREEWQDEEFPRPLPEDTQSPGDEEESPGTEGNRPVPPTSLALTGNTIRKKRLVAPTLSLTLDKTSTDRSMKSDEFDASALSPSPDDDLEIDINLEALETPSDSESYNFPDSMHDLEWEDDLPRMGKAAIRKASLLEHAEMGHLDLDQVDSNGRRWRRFHVGGQDYQVNMSVLEPYLQVLSHGGYFGDGSTAIIMFTSCYLPENTTEHYEYVMDNLFRYIIGTLDLMVSENYILVYLCGMAPRNKMPGIKWLRQCYMSIDRRLRKDLKGLFVVHPAWYVRALITVIKPFISEKFSRKMRFIHSLQELAEFVPVAQLQIPDCIRQYDEQMNR
- the LOC128030485 gene encoding BCL2/adenovirus E1B 19 kDa protein-interacting protein 2 isoform X1, with product MTLDMGTYSDQRERYMQNGHSENGKTSAFPDMELREEWQDEEFPRPLPEDTQSPGDEEESPGTEGNRPVPPTSLALTGNTIRKKRLVAPTLSLTLDKTSTDRSMKSDEFDASALSPSPDDDLEIDINLEALETPSDSESYNFPDSMHDLEWEDDLPRMGKAAIRKASLLEHAEMGHLDLDQVDSNGRRWRRFHVGGQDYQVNMSVLEPYLQVLSHGGYFGDGSTAIIMFTSCYLPENTTEHYEYVMDNLFRYIIGTLDLMVSENYILVYLCGMAPRNKMPGIKWLRQCYMSIDRRLRKDLKGLFVVHPAWYVRALITVIKPFISEKFSRKMRFIHSLQELAEFVPVAQLQIPDCIRQYDEQMNR